The Anguilla anguilla isolate fAngAng1 chromosome 2, fAngAng1.pri, whole genome shotgun sequence genome contains the following window.
ACTTAGTTGCTGGTAATAGCTGGTTCATTGCTACCTGCTACTGAAACAAATGAGAGattgttgattgattgattgaatgcaTGTTATGTTGTGTAAATCATGTACCTCGATCTTTCCAGGTCTACACGCTTTCTGTGGCAGGGGACAGGCTGATTGTGGGCACGGCGGGGAGGAGGGTCCTGGTGTGGGACCTGAGGAACATGGGATACGTCCAGCAGAGGAGGGAGTCCAGCCTCAAGTACCAGACCCGCTGCATCCGAGCCTTTCCCAACAAGCAGGTGAGCGTGCGCCGTCGCCCCCCGCAGGCCGGGCTGCCTCTCTCCCCGCACCTCCCTTTCAGGCCGCGCTTCGCCTTCGGACCAAACGGCGTCCTTCCGCATCGATTCTGGCCGACCCCCCGCTTAACTGGCCACAGATAGGCTGAGTAATGTCGCGTCTGTTTTTACTTATCGAAGCCGCGCGGCACTCCGGTCAGCGTCGGTCGTTTTTAAATGCGCCTTATAAATAAAGTTGACTTCGAATGACTCGGGGGGTTTCGGAGTTGGAGCCGGACGGTCGCGGCTCGGAGTCACCGGCGGACTTAAATAAATCTCTGCTCTCCGTTTCAGGGCTACGTGCTGAGCTCCATCGAAGGCCGCGTCGCCGTGGAGTACCTGGACCCCAGCCTGGAAGTGCAGAAGAAGAAGTACGCCTTCAAGTGTCACCGGCTGAAGGAGAACGGCATCGAGCAGGTCTACCCCGTCAACGCCATCTCCTTCCACAGCGTCCACAACACCTTTGCCACAGGTGAGACCACTCCCGTCGTTAAGACCCTGGGCTTTTTGTTGCATGATGGGAGATAGAAGTCGCATGGTGATGCCAGACAGTCGGTTCTGGTCTTAATGTACTTTATGTTCTGTTTTGGAGAGCAGCATAGACTCAGCTAAGAAGTGCACTTTGAAAGCATCGGTTTGCTTTCCAACTGCCAGGAATTGTGAATCGCGACATTAGTTCAAGGCATTATGTATGCTATGAGTTACCTTGTTTGTGACCATGCTCCACATTGCATCTTGTGGCAAAGCTACAAATTTTGATTGTGCTCCTTCATAGCAACCCCTTCCCCAAACCCAAAATCTAGAatcaaaatggtttttaaaCATGTCCACCAACTGCAAGTACACTGTAACTAGTGCAGTGCATGGAACCTGATCAGTGGTTTGATTTGACTGGTATGagagatgaatgaatgaatttataaAGCACTATTCCGAACGCtcagtgctttacagtgatgagtgggaactcacctcacccaccatcAGTATGtggcacccacctgggtgatgcacagcagctcATCTCAGTATCTCTTATGACAGTGGTTCCCAGGATGAGCCCCGGTTCTAAAAGACAGCAGTGTAAAGTGTATGAGTGGCGGTTCTCATGGCCTACCCTTCCCGCCACGTCCCTACAGGCGGTTCGGACGGGTTCGTGAACATCTGGGACCCCTTCAACAAGAAGCGGCTGTGCCAGTTCCACCGCTACCCGACCAGCATCGCCTCGCTGGCGTTCAGCAACGACGGCTCCACCCTGGCCATCGCCTCGTCCTACATGCAGGAGCAGGGCGACATCAGCCACCCCGAGGACGCCATCTTCATCCGCCAGGTCACCGACGCCGAGACCAAGCCCAAGTGagccctgcctccccccccaacccccggtCCCTCTCAGTAATCCCCGTAGGGTCCGTCCGCTCCTTCGTTTTCTCTAATTCCATGAATGGCATTATTGATGGGGTCCGCATGCAGCtgcgatctctctctctctctctctctcactctctctctctctctccccggctgATCTCTATCTCGCTCTCCTGAGGTTTTCAATATCCGCCAGCTGATAGACGTCTGACAAACGAACGAGAAAaggctctttttttattattactatttctCATTCCGTTTTTTATGTTCTGTGTTGCTGCGCGACTctctcttattatttttttttgcaggctgGTTTGGGGAACAAAGGCACTCGAAGTTTCGGCCGAGTTTTGCGCTCCCGGTATCGCGTTCGCACTTTCGGCCGGGTGCTTTAATCTCGTGCCACGaggccgccccccgcccccctctctgcacCTGCAGTGTTTTCCGGTGTCACTGCGGCGGTTTTGACGAGCGCTCGATCGACCCGGCGATCCGGCCGAAGGGAAGCTAACGAGCCTTCATTGACCCATCCGCCATTATcgggacggagggggggggaaaaaatgaccgAAGAAAGACATGACTGAAGTCAGTTTACAGTAGCCGTAACGATGCTGCCTTTACAGTATTCATCAGAAGGGCAGCCTCCCGGATAATGACCTCAAACGCGGTTGGGCTGCCTGCGCCCGGGGGAAGCGAGCCCTCCGGTGATCGAGCGGCAACAGCGATGCTTCCGGTAGCCGATGCAGACGGGTTTAAAATGTCCCCAGATGCTGCCCGCTGGCGAGCGGTTGATCCGagagaaggggggcgggggggggggggggcgtgttgtGTAGGTAATGCAGTGACGAGACGCAGGGCTCCCGCGTCTGCTTGGGAGGATGGTTAAAGTAAGTGCAGTGCATAAAGACAGGCAACTCCCTGGACCTTTCTCTGCCTTTAACCGGATTTGAGGGAAGCGTAACGAGGTTTCGGGACTGCCTCCTTGCATCGTAACCTTACGAGCTTCTTCATTTATTGACTGTAATGATTAAAAAGGCTGATCTGAGCCAGAATTGGATTCCCGCGATCCTGTTTTATATCAGAGGTAAAATGGCAGAGCAGGGGGGGAAGCGCACCGGTTCGCCGCGCTCGATTTATGAGAGAGGCGATCTCCGGCCATTTTGTCATTGCCGGATGTACGGGGAGGCTCCCTAAACTTAAAGCAAATCATTGGACCGTGACTTGAATTTCACAAATACGAGTGGGATTTCCTGTGAAAATCAGATTCCCCTGTGGCAAACCCAGTGTTAATAGTTTAACTATCGGAGCAGGTAATCATTGTGGTTGGTCAGATTATAGCCTGAGGTATATAAACAAGCTGGTAAAATTGACAGTTCAAACAAAGAAACTGTATCAATATGCAGTTCAGAAGTGTGAGGTGATACTCCTAAGCCTGCTGCTCGCATCACAATACGGGCTTGAACCAGGAGTGGGTGGGGGCCGGAGCCACCGAACCTCTTTTGTCAGGGGGCGTTTGGTGTCGCGAGTGGTTTGGAACTCTAAACAATGGATGCTAGCCTCGTAGCTTCCAGCCGCTGAAACGCCTCAGTTTTCTGACTGTTCCCATGGTCTCACCGTGACGTCTCTGCCCCGCAGGTCGACCTAAACCCATCCCGGGAGCAGGTCTTCAGGCCGCGTCGCCTCGAACCCCGGTCTGAGGCCTGCGTCTCTTGGGGGAATATCTGCTGGCATCCAGTTGAACATGAATCCTgctcccttttttttctgctgtcctATAAtccgcctgtgtgttttttactTGTATTTCTGAAGAGTAGGGTTGTGTTGAAGGCCACAGCCACGCACACCATCTACTCTCTGACTAATTTTAGtgctttttattctgaattttcTAACTTTTGTAATGTGATCATTGTTAATGTTCTTTACAACTTTGCAAATGTTTGTTCTGCTCGACACTGTATTCACgtgacattttcctttttttaaactgctcatttaatttttaaaaggacATTTCTCATAGTTTATGCTatgtatgaaacatttattttaaaattgctatCTTTCTGTATTGATCCATGTCTGTGCAGCTGTATCACTGCTGCTCTTCTCAAACATGGAATTACTGTAGCCAATTATACCTGAAAGTTACTGTTTTGCTTAAGTGTTTCTGCTAAAACAAcagtattttctcattttcttaaAAGAAAATTTGGGCCAATGTTGTCATTTGTATTGAAgtaacaaattcattttttttcacttaaatGGATCCAAGATCACgtggcatattttaaaataaaaacatctaaaacacGAAGTCTACAATGTGGtgcatttgtattcatttgtattcattttattcaatctCCTGCGTACTCTGTTTTGGCTTTAATTTTGCTCCATATCATGTATGAAGTGGAGGGGTTAACATGGATGTGTATACAGTGCTTCTTACAGcagtgatgatggtggtgacgGTGCACTGAAATGGAGAGCATAATACCATCTACACTGAAATGGAGAGTGAAAGAGTCTACACACTGAAATGGAGAGCGTAGGACAGTCTACACACTGAAATGGAGAGCATAATACCATCTACACTGAAATGGAGAGCGTAGGACAGACAGTCTACACACTGAAATGGAGAGTGTAGGACAGTCTGCACACTGAAATGGAGAGCAGAAGACAGCCTACACCCTGAAATGGAGAGCATAAAACAGTCTACACACTTGGCCTGGGACCAAAAGCTGCACTGATGGTTATCTCCAGGGCAGAGCTGGGAGATAGGATGATACGAGTGTGGAAGAAATCTGACCAGTCTAGCAAAGTTTGCTTATGAGCTTAAGCGATAATgttgtacatgaatttcaaaaatgtttatgtttttgctgTAGCCACGTACCTgcattttttaaggaaaaaaggacTGATTGTTTTGATTATTCAAGTATTCTGAAAGGCTGCAAATTATATCCCGCTACTATTATAGACTTAAGTGGGATGCAGTCTTTTGTGAGTGTTATAACAACCTTCACGATAATTTGCTTTAGTGTTCGTCCTGGTATTACTGAATTAATTACACAGTGTCTAAAATTTTCTAAAAAGTGACCATCGATGGAAACATTTTCATCGCAACCTGAGGTGGGAAAAAGTCTAGTGAGTACTAGACTCTGCATAAATGTGAAATAGACTTCAAAAATGGCTACTTTTCGTATTACAAATATGTACTAATGCATTGGCCTTTAATGGCAGCTTTGTACTGATGTGTGAAGGGGTAATTAATGTTTTCCCTTTGATTTCCCAGTGTTCAGTTCTGCTCTTTGCTGTGAAAGAGACCGTACGCTAATGCCTAAGAGCTACTCTGCAACAGTTGTTTGTGGTTGTTTGAAAGcaccatcccacccccaccctcctacCTCTCTCCAAAGCCCTTCAGAATAAGAAGCAGGAGGAAGATAAAGGATTGTAAT
Protein-coding sequences here:
- the LOC118216758 gene encoding mitotic checkpoint protein BUB3, which encodes MTGSNEFKLNQGPEDSISAVKFSPSTAQFLLVSSWDSTVRLFDVGGNSMRMKYQHLAPVLDCAFYDPTHAWSGGLDMQLKTHDLNTDQDTIVGTHDAPIRCVEYCPEVNVMVTGSWDRSVRLWDPRTPCNAGTFTQPEKVYTLSVAGDRLIVGTAGRRVLVWDLRNMGYVQQRRESSLKYQTRCIRAFPNKQGYVLSSIEGRVAVEYLDPSLEVQKKKYAFKCHRLKENGIEQVYPVNAISFHSVHNTFATGGSDGFVNIWDPFNKKRLCQFHRYPTSIASLAFSNDGSTLAIASSYMQEQGDISHPEDAIFIRQVTDAETKPKST